In Trichoderma breve strain T069 chromosome 4, whole genome shotgun sequence, the following proteins share a genomic window:
- a CDS encoding f-box-like domain-containing protein, translating into MAEVLDITAEAPVPADDGTSPTPPDAPLKGKSRQRILRGIQRISSSPSLPGLGRSRSVSNPYSIRYGSMSCVSLSTAGASQAAPSARSATPQLSALNVGVTSHPGSQTNVFIFEEENDDDVEEFPAIRKANHGISITSHAISSLPSEVRVRTKPVEKKAFNFWAGIPHEVRIHIFSYFRPKELVRISRVSKSFYGFCFDGQLWTSIDASEFYQEIPAASLARIIAAAGPFVKDLNLRGCVQVEHYKRTEVIVKSCKNLMNATLEGCRNFQKHTLHNLLRSNEKLVHLNLTGLAAVTNTSCKIIAESCPQLESFNVSWCQKVEARGIKTIIDACTKLRDLRAGEVKGFDCTATAESIFNTNRLERLVLSGCAELNDEALKIMMQGVDPEIDILTGHPVVPPRRLRHLDLSRCIRLTSAGVKAIGHVVPDLEGLQLSGCKTLTDAALEPILGSTPRLTHLELEDLDEITNSLLSEHLAKAPCAGNLEHLSLSYCENIGDLGMLPVMQKCVRLKSADLDNTRISDLVLAEAASMVIKRSKPASVGEVRPKITLRLAVYDCQNVTWTGIREILFRNSQVRPATGQPGGITYPTEAIGLKCFYGFQMTVDEHQKRVLRGDLVAAGRLERKWADYMQANEEAGAGGAGYRRRRRRARHAQALHADEEDGGIVGRRRARTLGSCSVM; encoded by the coding sequence ATGGCCGAGGTACTCGACATTACGGCGGAGGCTCCGGTGCCCGCTGACGACGGCACTTCTCCCACGCCACCTGATGCGCCCTTGAAGGGTAAGAGTCGCCAGCGAATTCTCCGTGGCATACAGcgcatttcttcttcgccgtcCCTTCCTGGACTTGGACGATCTCGATCCGTTAGCAACCCCTATAGCATTCGATATGGGTCCATGTCGTGTGTCAGTCTATCTACGGCCGGGGCATCACAGGCAGCCCCTAGTGCTAGATCTGCCACGCCGCAGCTCTCTGCTCTGAATGTGGGAGTCACTTCACATCCAGGATCCCAAACCAATGTCTTCATATTCGAGGAGGAAaacgacgatgatgtcgaagaATTCCCGGCCATTCGCAAGGCCAATCATGGGATTTCAATAACCTCACACGCTATATCCTCCCTACCCTCCGAAGTCAGAGTACGAACCAAGCCTGTGGAAAAGAAAGCTTTCAATTTTTGGGCTGGCATACCCCACGAAGTCCGAATCCATATCTTTTCATACTTCCGACCCAAGGAATTGGTACGGATATCTAGAGTCAGCAAATCTTTCTACGGGTTCTGCTTTGACGGCCAGCTATGGACATCGATTGATGCCTCAGAATTTTACCAGGAAATTCCTGCTGCGTCATTGGCACGCATcattgccgctgctggcccCTTTGTCAAAGACTTGAACTTGAGAGGATGTGTTCAAGTTGAACACTACAAGCGGACCGAAGTCATTGTCAAGTCGTGCAAGAATCTTATGAATGCGACTCTCGAAGGTTGTCGGAATTTCCAAAAGCACACACTGCACAATCTTCTAAGGAGCAATGAAAAGCTAGTTCACCTGAATTTGACGGGACTTGCCGCGGTGACAAACACGTCATGCAAGATCATTGCAGAGTCGTGCCCACAATTGGAGAGCTTCAATGTTTCATGGTGCCAGAAGGTAGAAGCTCGTGGGATCAAGACAATCATTGACGCATGTACAAAACTGAGGGACCTCCGTGCCGGTGAGGTGAAGGGGTTTGATTGCACTGCAACGGCAGAGTCAATTTTCAACACGAATCGACTAGAGAGGTTGGTTCTTAGCGGATGCGCCGAGCTGAATGATGAGGCGTTGAAGATTATGATGCAAGGGGTTGATCCCGAAATCGACATCCTCACAGGCCACCCCGTGGTTCCGCCTCGGCGGCTTCGCCACTTAGATCTGAGCCGCTGTATCAGACTAACGAGCGCAGGTGTCAAGGCGATTGGCCATGTGGTGCCAGATCTAGAAGGCTTGCAGCTTTCAGGGTGCAAGACGTTGACCGATGCAGCGCTTGAGCCTATCCTTGGCTCAACACCGAGGCTCACTCATCTCGAACTGGAAGATCTTGACGAGATAACcaactctcttctctccgaGCATCTTGCCAAGGCACCTTGCGCCGGCAACTTGGAGCATCTCTCTCTGAGCTACTGCGAAAATATTGGAGACTTGGGAATGCTTCCGGTCATGCAGAAGTGCGTACGGCTGAAGAGTGCCGACCTCGACAATACGAGGATCAGCGATTTAGTTCTCGCCGAAGCCGCCTCGATGGTTATTAAGCGTTCCAAACCAGCCTCAGTAGGCGAGGTTCGTCCCAAAATTACGCTACGTTTGGCAGTATACGATTGCCAAAATGTTACCTGGACAGGCATTCGAGAGATCCTGTTTAGAAATTCCCAGGTTCGACCAGCTACGGGACAGCCTGGCGGAATCACCTACCCAACTGAGGCTATTGGGCTGAAATGCTTCTACGGTTTCCAGATGACGGTTGATGAGCATCAAAAGAGAGTTCTCCGAGGCGACCTTGTCGCTGCTGGTAGGCTGGAGAGGAAATGGGCAGACTACATGCAGGCAAACGAGGAGGCCGGTGCGGGAGGAGCTGGATATCGGAGACGCCGACGTCGAGCAAGGCATGCCCAAGCTCTTCAtgcggatgaagaggatggaggaaTTGTCGGCCGCCGCAGAGCAAGGACGCTGGGATCTTGCTCTGTAATGTGA
- a CDS encoding protein kinase domain-containing protein, with protein MLQTHGGPQDNRTESNTRDDDRGHDRAMQPLSLPKNRSTGNLHLSADPSDRSRYRMSFEASSSGILDHDPITRPSPITDHEHGLGLSGLRRIRQQHPPSRAPTLPSSNASSRSPSVVALTRSTSMTAMLSSYTTTPFAGAPTSPSFSEDLSRFPSESLHSFSFAHQSEDFLHNRQNVLKRSLEFMKDRMGLSMTSTQAGLASAQARVTGDVDAQHMLEFLARAQVIGAGNLPNPDPAAVVVPPLTGPAGLPAENVFEKQFSPRASVVDLVPTDVTYTASKEVPVRDKEPISTNHADATADDGLKLKDSSRAPAGGVGDASKALPLASRPTNLKRTMTDTLSMALQDKLMDTMSQPFLTGEPLYEEPLASPGSTTQPTAQLKSFSAATGPAVHGHTNRWVPAAQAIFTTEAKPPWTILAANDLACLVFGVTKAEVRKMGILEVVQEERRSWLERRLLQLSDQDLDEDSDHTTPAASAASALLGGRSGITAQLLNKPNSRTPPSQVASPRRAQTVHSGDPNPPSTRTSGHHRNNLSRGVLLCGDVVPIQKRNGATGSASLWVKEKRVGLIWVLEEIHEDVAQIVLDEEGIVQSVTGATEPIWGFKTTKAGFDVAKLIPRIPRQGIDPNEGEIDFAQTSRRRYFTCPNSHKSNVPCAIEQVRGKLELRVSTFPHMAGIVVVEPETLKIRSSNSVFSGALFGYEKPDGMPIYSLIPDFDKILATLTEEDGLQLLDGMVVPEHRFRRAAAFFALKEQRPNAAAAFLQPEGIPARHRDGSELKIDVQMRVVESEKHVDIIEESDSDTTEGHDTRGSVSQSELVFALWITYSRHLHTSSLHLNMESPEHSAIITPPHQPSPGQTPAHTPMEIPSDSDEPKIEPVKQPIMAIATAIPKQIKDAALDAAAKLTGQAKPEPPKETPKPEKTGEDEPERKTTIDDYTILEDMGQGAYGQVKLARHKKTGRKVVLKYVTKRRILVDTWTRDRKLGTVPLEIHVLNYLRKPEFRHPNIVEMEGFFEDDVNYYIEMAPHGLPGMDLFDYIELRANMEESECRSIFVQVAHAVHFLHTKAQVVHRDIKDENVILDGEGNIKLIDFGSAAYIKSGPFDVFVGTIDYAAPEVLAGKPYGGKEQDVWALGILLYTIVYKENPFYSIDEIMDRDLRIPFIISEDSIDLIRCMLNRDVAQRYSIEQVLDHPWCKAHKAK; from the exons ATGCTTCAGACACATGGCGGCCCCCAAGACAACC GCACCGAGAGCAACACGAGGGACGATGACAGAGGACACGACCGAGCCATGCAGCCTCTGTCGTTGCCCAAGAACCGCAGCACGGGAAACCTGCATCTATCAGCTGACCCATCCGACCGCAGTCGATACCGAATGTCCTTTGAAGCCTCGTCGTCCGGCATCTTGGACCACGACCCAATCACCAG ACCATCTCCTATTACCGACCACGAGCACGGCTTGGGGCTCTCTGGCCTGCGCCGTATacgacagcagcatcctCCCTCCCGGGCACCGACCCTGCCTAGCTCGAATGCATCTTCACGCAGCCCTTCCGTTGTTGCGCTCACCCGCTCTACCTCCATGACTGCAATGCTGAGCAGCTACACTACGACGCCTTTCGCTGGAGCGCCCACATCTCCCAGCTTCTCCGAAGACCTGTCGCGGTTTCCTTCTGAATCTCTACACTCCTTCTCCTTCGCACATCAATCGGAGGATTTTCTGCACAATCGCCAAAATGTCCTGAAACGTTCCCTCGAATTCATGAAGGACCGCATGGGCCTGTCCATGACTTCGACCCAAGCCGGCCTTGCCAGCGCCCAGGCCAGGGTTACCGGCGATGTCGACGCGCAGCATATGCTGGAATTTCTTGCACGCGCGCAAGTGATAGGCGCAGGAAACTTGCCAAATCCCGACCCTGCAGCCGTCGTTGTTCCGCCATTGACCGGCCCGGCTGGCCTACCTGCTGAGAATGTGTTTGAGAAGCAGTTTAGCCCGAGAGCGTCTGTCGTGGATTTGGTGCCAACCGATGTCACATATACAGCTTCAAAGGAAGTGCCTGTTCGCGATAAAGAGCCGATATCCACCAACCATGCTGATGCGACTGCTGATGACGGCTTAAAACTGAAAGACTCAAGTAGAGCTCCTGCTGGCGGTGTCGGAGACGCTTCAAAGGCGCTACCGCTCGCCTCAAGGCCTACCAACTTGAAGCGGACCATGACTGACACTCTGAGTATGGCCCTGCAAGATAAACTGATGGACACAATGTCACAGCCTTTTCTTACTGGTGAGCCTCTGTATGAAGAACCGCTGGCCTCTCCAGGATCAACAACACAGCCTACCGCACAGCTGAAGAGTTTCTCTGCTGCTACTGGCCCTGCGGTACACGGACATACGAATAGATGGGTGCCGGCTGCCCAAGCAATCTTCACAACAGAGGCGAAGCCACCTTGGACTATTTTAGCGGCCAACGATCTAGCCTGTCTTGTTTTTGGTGTTACAAAAGCCGAAGTTCGGAAAATGGGCATTCTGGAGGTTGtacaagaagagagaaggtcTTGGTTGGAGCGGAGGCTTTTGCAGCTGAGTGACCAAGACTTGGATGAGGATAGTGACCACACTACCCCTGCTGCTTCGGCCGCGTCTGCGTTGCTGGGTGGTAGATCGGGAATCACTGCTCAGCTCCTCAACAAGCCCAACTCGAGAACGCCGCCGTCTCAAGTGGCATCCCCAAGACGAGCCCAGACTGTTCACAGCGGAGATCCAAACCCACCGAGTACACGTACCAGCGGCCACCATCGCAACAACCTCTCACGCGGTGTCTTGCTGTGTGGCGATGTAGTTCCGATTCAGAAGCGTAATGGCGCCACCGGATCAGCAAGTCTCTGggtcaaggagaagcgcGTGGGCTTGATCTGGGTTCTCGAGGAAATTCATGAGGATGTGGCGCAGATAGTGTTGGATGAAGAAGGTATCGTACAGTCTGTTACGGGAGCAACCGAGCCAATCTGGGGCttcaaaacaacaaaagcaGGGTTTGACGTGGCCAAACTCATTCCACGGATACCGCGCCAGGGCATTGATCCCAACGAGGGCGAGATCGACTTTGCACAGACAAGCCGAAGGCGGTACTTTACGTGTCCCAATTCCCACAAGTCGAATGTTCCATGCGCCATTGAGCAAGTTCGTGGAAAATTAGAGTTGCGTGTCTCAACTTTCCCTCACATGGCTGGCATCGTTGTCGTGGAACCGGAAACATTGAAGATTCGTAGCTCAAACTCTGTCTTCTCTGGTGCTTTGTTTGGATACGAAAAGCCTGATGGCATGCCTATATATTCTCTCATCCCCGACTTTGACAAGATCCTTGCTACACtcaccgaagaagacggccttCAGCTGCTAGATGGCATGGTAGTCCCAGAGCACAGATTCCGCAGAGCCGCCgccttttttgccttgaaAGAACAACGTCCTAAcgctgccgccgccttcCTACAGCCCGAGGGCATACCGGCAAGACACCGGGACGGTTCCGAATTGAAAATTGATGTGCAGATGCGCGTTGTGGAGAGTGAAAAGCACGTCGACATCATCGAAGAAAGTGATTCGGACACGACTGAAGGACACGACACGCGAGGTTCTGTTTCTCAATCAGAGCTGGTGTTTGCTCTGTGGATTACCTATTCACGACACCTACACACATCGTCTTTACACTTAAATATGGAATCTCCCGAACACTCAGCGATTATAACGCCGCCTCATCAACCCTCGCCGGGCCAAACTCCTGCACATACCCCCATGGAGATACCTTCGGACTCTGATGAACCCAAGATCGAGCCTGTCAAGCAACCCATCATGGCGATAGCCACCGCTATCCCCAAGCAGATCAAGGACGCTGCACTTGATGCTGCCGCAAAACTTACTGGACAAGCCAAACCAGAGCCGCCAAAGGAAACCCCGAAGCCAGAGAAGACTGGGGAAGATGAGCCCGAGCGCAAGACTACCATTGATGATTATACCATCCTTGAGGACATGGGCCAAGGAGCTTACGGTCAAGTGAAGCTTGCTAGGCACAAGAAGACAGGCAGGAAAGTAGTGTTGAAATATGTGACTAAGCGTCGTATTCTCGTCGATACCTGGACTCGGGACAGGAAACTCGGAACTGTTCCCCTGGAAATCCACGTCTTGAACTATCTACGAAAGCCCGAGTTCCGACACCCCAACATTGTAGAAATGGAAGGCTTCTTCGAGGACGACGTGAACTACTACATTGAGATGGCTCCCCACGGCCTCCCCGGCATGGATCTGTTCGACTACATTGAGCTTCGCGCAAATATGGAAGAATCTGAATGCCGGAGCATTTTTGTTCAGGTTGCGCACGCCGTCCACTTCCTGCACACGAAAGCCCAGGTCGTTCACCGTGACATCAAAGACGAAAACGTGATTCTAGATGGCGAGGGAAATATCAAACTTATCGATTTCGGCAGCGCGGCATACATCAAGAGCGGCCCCTTTGATGTGTTTGTGGGCACAATTG ATTATGCCGCACCAGAAGTCCTAGCCGGGAAGCCTTATGGCGGCAAAGAGCAGGACGTTTGGGCTCTCGGCATCCTCTTATACACCATCGTCTACAAGGAGAACCCTTTCTACAGTATTGACGAGATTATGGACCGAGACCTTCGTATCCCCTTTATCATCAGCGAGGACAGCATCGATCTGATCCGCTGTATGTTGAACCGAGACGTTGCTCAGCGGTATTCCATAGAACAGGTGCTGGATCACCCGTGGTGTAAGGCACATAAAGCCAAATAG
- a CDS encoding zinc-ribbon like family domain-containing protein yields MDRPEPGLVKWSPNASIDSFVHINLQHRVVQLYEPTGHARAGRFDYTKVSRHDDFPPLTTYDWSPENPNLLAVGTGAGIVNLLRIDDSSNAYVELGLKMARTCQAVSFNTTGLLAVGLDRVRMDQSLQVWDVNRLSAVTSLGKGFPDWGGLSEPKRVEPSVSVSSIKFFEDSPQVLAAGIKGQGVRIHDLRDPTGVLTFHTKCNNNLAIDFADQNYFASSALDHPGVMIWDRRATSRPVASHTYAQAVEEDELPWGGALRLDTVVDTDSESSMAEDKHALIRSLRYCRDHRGLLAVLSRTGQLKVLETNKELPSSDAVPHEGPELLKVQRSHEMDVSYRDNSRKNDRIVSFDWVTLGSPALRPRLLVLRANGGFDILEQSSRTADHIFKLVPWQAPHRGLEENTPYQDLMRFEATQAPKMFAPIIIEKNLSDVSIFGPDKVNVEASIEKALDPKTPISITVEAVDEISAPLPESFEKAETIAEKLRSLRNYVRDESSIPGSPDEGRPHASDVRRLEIHEALLGTLSSSSGLPREAQAVVDHVKLFRAKERYLFDAVTNRNVTSDDPWKRFVWDWIGDAERAADDGGLMLSHVDLSYLGVHAIWTNNLGRNPTSRLSAGAHVPDAYTWERTIGAYCKKRQLPKFDGVATRKPHHRQLCLEICGWGDDQNHDPSGLDREADPEYPAGIHTTAASRALFRGDTQLAVEILKEASPSHPELLFVSLALQLIGREGKLPKEKLDIDEAVASKTDPYLRAISSLIATGDWTIIANQSSLPLADRAYVAFRNFTDDQLTTWLNEQVSRAVSEGDIEAICLTGITDTMVDIFARYVEKFNDFQTATLVMSICAPRYIDDIRCRAWRNAYRAYLQRHRFFFQRTKFEVESTKRSKRDGVPALKPSSRQIALRCVYCDASTSLANHHNAAPVVPSSTMETRNPMLATSINSGVSCPNCGRHLPRCILCYEVVGVPRSDRPEEREETRMASRFPTFCLRCEHVLHLDHAREWFARHAECPVPECRCRCSFRANPELNYH; encoded by the exons ATGGATCGCCCCGAGCCAGGACTTGTCAAATGGTCTCCCAATGCCTCAATCGACAGCTTTGTCCATATTAACCTACAGCATCGTGTTGTTCAGCTCTATGAGCCCACTGGCCACGCACGCGCTGGGAGATTTGACTATACCAAGGTCAGCAGGCACGATGACTTTCCTCCTCTCACGACATATGACTGGTCTCCCGAGAATCCAAATCTGCTAGCTGTTGGTACCGGCGCGGGAATCGTGAATCTTTTGAGGATTGACGATAGCTCTAATGCATATGTCGAGCTGGGGCTTAAAATGGCGCGAACTTGCCAAGCCGTTTCCTTTAACACGACTGGCCTTTTGGCCGTAGGCTTGGACCGTGTTCGAATGGACCAAAGTCTACAAGTGTGGGATGTCAATCGTCTGTCGGCCGTGACATCTTTAGGGAAAGGATTCCCTGACTGGGGCGGTCTTTCGGAACCCAAGAGAGTTGAGCCCAGTGTATCAGTTTCAAGCATCAAATTCTTTGAGGATAGTCCCCAAGTGTTGGCGGCCGGCATCAAGGGCCAGGGAGTCAGGATACACGACCTTCGTG ATCCCACTGGCGTCCTTACTTTTCATACCAAATGCAATAATAACCTAGCAATCGACTTTGCCGATCAAAACTACTTCGCATCCTCCGCTCTTGACCATCCCGGAGTCATGATATGGGATCGAAGAGCAACCTCTCGCCCCGTAGCCTCTCATACCTACGCTCAAGCcgttgaggaagatgagctgCCATGGGGCGGCGCCTTGCGCCTTGACACAGTTGTTGATACCGATTCCGAGTCCTCCATGGCTGAGGATAAGCACGCCCTCATTCGTTCCCTTCGTTATTGCCGTGATCATCGCGGCCTTCTCGCCGTCTTGTCCCGTACTGGTCAGCTCAAGGTCCTGGAAACTAACAAAGAACTCCCGTCGTCAGACGCCGTCCCCCACGAGGGCCCTGAGCTACTCAAGGTACAGCGATCTCATGAAATGGATGTCTCATACCGTGACAACTCTAGAAAGAATGACAGAATCGTGTCGTTTGATTGGGTGACGCTGGGCTCACCAGCATTACGACCTAGACTTTTGGTCTTGCGAGCAAATGGAGGATTTGATATCTTGGAACAATCTTCTCGCACAGCCGATCATATTTTCAAGCTTGTGCCTTGGCAAGCCCCCCATCGTGGCCTTGAAG AGAATACACCGTACCAAGATTTAATGCGTTTTGAGGCTACACAGGCCCCAAAGATGTTTGctcccatcatcattgagAAAAATCTATCCGACGTTTCAATATTTGGACCGGACAAGGTGAATGTTGAGGCAAGCATCGAGAAGGCTCTAGACCCAAAAACGCCAATATCAATTACTGTCGAGGCTGTGGATGAGATATCTGCGCCTTTGCCCGAGTCTTTTGAAAAGGCCGAGACGATTGCAGAAAAGCTTCGCAGTTTACGCAACTATGTACGCGATGAGAGCTCTATTCCCGGTTCACCTGACGAGGGCCGGCCGCATGCCAGCGATGTGAGGCGGCTAG AAATCCATGAAGCACTCCTCGGCACTCTTTCATCCTCGTCCGGGCTTCCCAGAGAAGCACAAGCTGTGGTGGACCATGTTAAGCTCTTTCGTGCTAAGGAAAGATATCTGTTCGATGCTGTCACCAATAGGAATGTGACATCAGATGACCCTTGGAAGAGATTCGTCTGGGATTGGATTGGTG ATGCGGAGCGGGCggcagatgatggcggcTTAATGCTCTCTCACGTGGATCTCAGTTACTTGGGAGTGCATGCAATATGGACAAACAATCTTG GCCGAAATCCAACATCTCGCCTGTCTGCGGGTGCCCACGTTCCCGATGCCTATACGTGGGAGCGTACCATTGGGGCATATTGTAAGAAGCGCCAATTGCCCAAGTTTGACGGCGTCGCGACGAGAAAGCCTCACCATCGCCAACTATGCCTTGAAATATGTGGCTGGGGCGATGACCAGAATCATGACCCTAGCGGCCTGGATCGGGAAGCCGACCCGGAATATCCAGCCGGCATTCATACAACGGCAGCCTCCCGAGCTCTCTTCAGGGGCGACACACAACTAGCCGTGGAGATCTTGAAAGAGGCTAGCCCGTCACATCCTGAGCTGCTCTTTGTCTCATTGGCTCTGCAGCTCATAGGCCGGGAAGGTAAGCTTCCTAAGGAGAAATTGGACATTGACGAGGCAGTTGCGTCAAAGACGGATCCGTATCTTCGGGCGATATCATCCCTGATAGCTACTGGCGACTGGACCATCATAGCCAACCAGTCTTCGTTGCCCCTTGCAGACAGAGCTTACGTTGCGTTTCGCAACTTCACTGATGACCAGCTTACTACGTGGCTGAACGAGCAAGTCTCCCGCGCGGTGAGTGAGGGagacattgaagccatctgTCTGACTGGCATCACCGACACCATGGTGGACATCTTTGCTCGCTATGTAGAAAAGTTCAACGACTTCCAGACCGCCACGCTCGTCATGTCCATTTGCGCTCCTCGATACATTGACGACATCCGCTGCCGAGCATGGCGCAATGCATATCGCGCCTATCTTCAGCGccatcgcttcttcttccagcggACAAAGTTCGAGGTTGAGTCCACCAAACGCTCCAAGCGTGATGGTGTGCCTGCACTCAAGCCGTCATCGCGCCAGATCGCCCTCCGCTGCGTCTACTGCGATGCCAGCACGTCTCTCGCCAATCATCACAACGCAGCACCCGTGGTGCCTTCGTCCACCATGGAGACGCGCAACCCCATGCTCGCAACCAGCATCAACTCTGGCGTCAGCTGTCCCAACTGTGGGAGACATCTCCCTCGCTGCATTCTCTGTTACGAGGTTGTCGGTGTGCCACGGTCGGATAGGCccgaggagagggaggagacgCGCATGGCGAGCAGGTTTCCGACGTTTTGCCTCCGTTGCGAGCATGTGCTGCACTTGGATCACGCTAGGGAATGGTTTGCGAGACATGCTGAGTGTCCAGTGCCAGAatgtcgctgtcgctgtaGTTTCAGGGCCAATCCGGAGCTGAACTATCATTAG
- a CDS encoding rRNA-processing protein efg1 domain-containing protein: MGTKRQHDEVESHGAASEKRHKSYIGRKRQAQEDSGAKKRIRAIERSLRRNQDMPANVRIDLERELASQKQIMEDKAYKKKRSTMISKYHMVRFFERKKASRLVKQLKRQLEQESDADKAEKIRHDLHIAEVDEAYTLYFPHLETYVGLYSSTAKKTSDEEETEESKLAAAKAALEAERPPMWAVIEKALAEGPPALEQLRDRRSPDDTGKIDDTQPPIRPRPTAPSSAPERRHNGASQHTRGQQQQRPGKGPDTSSKHDNKDISQALNRRERRRLMREAQEATNDEDDENGDGGFFEGL; this comes from the exons ATGGGCACCAAACGGCAGCACGATGAGGTAGAGTCGCACGGCGCGGCCTCTGAAAAGAGGCACAAGTCGTATATTGGCCGCAAGCGACAGGCGCAGGAAGATTCAGGAGCCAAAAAGCGCATCAGGGCGATTGAGAGAAGCCTGCGACGGAACCAGGACATGCCGGCCAATGTGCGAATTGACCTCGAGCGAGAACTGGCATCACAGAAGCAAATCATGGAGGACAAGgcatacaagaagaagcgcagcACAATGATATCCAAATATCACATGGTTCGATTCTTTG AGCGGAAGAAGGCCTCGAGGCTAGTGAAGCAGCTGAAGCGACAGCTGGAACAGGAAAGCGACGCGGACAAGGCAGAAAAAATACGGCACGACCTTCATATCGCCGAAGTGGATGAAGCATATACCCTCTACTTCCCCCATCTCGAGACGTACGTCGGCCTATACAGCTCCACCGCCAAGAAGACAtccgacgaagaggagacggaggagaGCAAGCTTGCAGCTGCAAAGGCAGCTCTAGAAGCAGAGAGACCGCCAATGTGGGCAGTCATTGAAAAAGCCTTGGCTGAAGGGCCTCCCGCATTGGAGCAGCTTCGGGACCGAAGATCACCAGACGATACCGGCAAGATTGACGATACACAGCCACCAATCAGGCCGCGGCCAACGGCCCCGTCAAGTGCGCCCGAACGACGACACAATGGCGCCTCACAACATACTCgcgggcagcagcagcagcgaccGGGCAAAGGACCAGACACATCATCCAAGCATGACAACAAGGACATATCACAGGCGCTTAACCGTAGAGAAAGGAGGAGGCTAATGCGGGAGGCCCAGGAGGCTACcaatgatgaggacgatgagaaTGGAGACGGGGGCTTTTTCGAGGGGCTCTGA
- a CDS encoding RNA 2'-phosphotransferase, tpt1 / kptA family domain-containing protein — MSALEEDGSSISAQIAIEDKLAGGRKPRGGGRGGRGGGGQSREVQVSKTLSKLLRHQAGNAGIKLDAEGFAALDEVLPQLNYGPIRSLNVTLAEVKQVVASNEKQRFTMKLNSSLSAELVPSDDSATPSQYLIRANQGHSIKIESAALLEPITLDAGNVPSRVLHGTYFAFWPAIEESGGLKVMGRNHIHCSTGTPEEGVLSGMRKDAELVIEIDVEKSLQDGIQWWKSDNGVLLTEGGEGGVLSTSYFKKVTGRNIDVGVLWEDGERLSGLPEGIKGKVPPGKGPRGGNKRGGGGRGRGRQ; from the exons ATGAGTGCTCTCGAAGAAGACGGCTCAAGCATCTCCGCTCAGATAGCCATCGAGGACAAGCTCGCAGGCGGAAGGAAGCCAAGAGGGggcggccgaggaggcagaggaggcgGTGGCCAGAGCAGAGAAGTTCAGGTGTCAAAAACGCTGTCGAAGTTGTTGAGGCATCAGGCTGGAAATGCCGGCATCAAACTTGATGCGGAGGGTTTTGCAGCTCTCGATGAGGTG CTTCCACAGCTGAATTATGGTCCCATCCGGTCTCTCAACGTCACCCTTGCCGAAGTCAAGCAAGTCGTTGCCTCAAACGAAAAGCAGCGCTTCACTATGAAACTAAACTCATCACTCTCCGCCGAACTTGTTCCCTCAGACGACAGCGCAACCCCTTCTCAATACCTCATCCGCGCCAACCAAGGCCACTCCATCAAGATTGAATCCGCCGCCCTTCTCGAGCCCATCACCCTCGACGCCGGTAATGTGCCGTCGAGGGTTCTTCACGGAACTTACTTTGCATTCTGGCCTGCCATTGAAGAGTCTGGAGGTCTAAAGGTCATGGGAAGAAATCATATCCACTGCTCAACGGGTACGCCAGAGGAGGGCGTATTGAGCGGCATGAGGAAAGATGCAGAATTAGtgattgagattgatgtgGAGAAGAGTCTGCAGGATGGCATCCAGTGGTGGAAGAGCGACAATGGAGTATTGCTGACCGAGGGCGGAGAAGGCGGCGTTTTAAGCACGAGCTACTTCAAGAAGGTTACGGGGCGGAATATCGATGTCGGTGTGCTTTGGGAGGATGGGGAGAGATTATCAGGCCTTCCCGAGGGGATCAAGGGAAAAGTTCCGCCGGGCAAGGGGCCTAGAGGGGGCAACAAGAGAGGAGGTGGAgggcgagggagagggcgGCAGTGA